From Pseudophryne corroboree isolate aPseCor3 chromosome 3 unlocalized genomic scaffold, aPseCor3.hap2 SUPER_3_unloc_23, whole genome shotgun sequence, a single genomic window includes:
- the LOC134983745 gene encoding gastrula zinc finger protein XlCGF57.1-like, giving the protein MLSPDCDIKDNDSRQDSPGDNPITPIIQPALSADPSDPGKCSPDHSDIGASVTALTVDTVFPCSIDAKCFTQNTKPIKPHTGKAGGRPLICSECGKCFTKKSYLVIHHRIHTGEKPFPCSECGKCFTQKSHLVRHERRHTGEKPFSCSECGKCFAQKSALVRHEREHTGEKPFPCSECGKYCVSKSQLVTHLRSHTGEKPFPCSECGKCFACKSHLVIHHRSHTGEKPFPCSECGKYCVSKSQLVTHLRSHTGEKPFPCSECGKCFACKSHLVIHHRSHTGEKPFPCSECGKCCVSKSQLVTHLRSHTGEKPFPCSECGKCFACKSDLVIHHRSHIGEKPFSCSECGKSFTWKSNLVRHEREHTGEKPFPCSECGKCCVSKSQLVTHLRSHTGEKPFSCSECGKCFTHKSQLVTHQQSHTGEKAFPCSECWKGFAHKSHLVIHQRTHTGEKPFSCSECGKCFSQKSVLVIHHRSHTGEKPFLYSEK; this is encoded by the coding sequence atgttatccccggattgtgacataaaagataatgacagtagacaggattctccaggagataaccccattaccccaattatacagccagctctatcagctgatccctctgatcctgggaaatgttctcctgatcactctgatattggtgcatctgttacagctctgacagtagatacagtgtttccgtgttctatagatgccaaatgttttacacagaacacaaagcctattaaaccacacacaggtaaggcaggtggaaggccactgatatgttcagagtgtggaaaatgttttacaaagaaatcatatcttgttatacatcacagaattcacacaggtgagaagccatttccatgttctgagtgtgggaaatgttttacacagaaatcacatcttgttagacatgagagaagacacacaggtgagaagccattttcctgttccgagtgtgggaaatgttttgcacagaaatcagctcttgttagacatgagagagagcacacaggtgagaagccatttccatgttctgagtgtgggaaatattgtgtaagtaaatcacaacttgttacacatctgcgcagtcacacaggtgagaaaccttttccatgttctgagtgtgggaaatgttttgcatgtaaatcacatcttgttatacatcacagaagtcacacaggtgagaagccatttccatgttctgagtgtgggaaatattgtgtaagtaaatcacaacttgttacacatctgcgcagtcacacaggtgagaaaccttttccatgttctgagtgtgggaaatgttttgcatgtaaatcacatcttgttatacatcacagaagtcacacaggtgagaagccatttccatgttctgagtgtgggaaatgttgtgtaagtaaatcacaacttgttacacatctgcgcagtcacacaggtgagaaaccttttccgtgttctgagtgtgggaaatgttttgcatgtaaatcagatcttgttatacatcacagaagtcacataggtgagaagccattttcttgctctgagtgcgggaaaagttttacctggaaatccaatcttgttagacatgagagagagcacacaggtgagaagccatttccatgttctgagtgtgggaaatgttgtgtaagtaaatcacaacttgttacacatctgcgcagtcacacaggtgagaagccattttcttgctctgagtgcgggaaatgttttacacacaaatcacaacttgttacccatcagcaaagtcacacaggtgagaaggcatttccatgttctgagtgttggaaaggttttgcacacaaatcacatcttgttatacatcagagaactcacacaggtgagaagccattttcttgctctgagtgcgggaaatgtttttcacagaaatcagttcttgttatacatcacagaagtcacacaggtgagaagccatttctatactctgagaaataa